In the genome of Panthera uncia isolate 11264 chromosome B3 unlocalized genomic scaffold, Puncia_PCG_1.0 HiC_scaffold_1, whole genome shotgun sequence, one region contains:
- the HAUS2 gene encoding HAUS augmin-like complex subunit 2 isoform X3 has product MVHLLELAVTFIERLENHLETIRNIPHLDENLKKMSKALAKMDILVTETEELAENILKWQEQQKEVSSCIPKILAEENYLHKHDAIMPSLPFTSKVHIQTVNAK; this is encoded by the exons ATGGTACATTTGCTGGAGTTGGCAGTGACTTTCATTGAAAGATTAGAAAACCATCTGGAAACAATTAGAAATATCCCTCATTTAGAtgaaaatctaaagaaaatg AGCAAGGCTTTAGCAAAAATGGATATTTTGGTGACTGAGACAGAAGAACTGGCAGAGAATATACTCAAGTGGCAAGAACAACAAAAGGAAGTTTCCTCTTGTATCCCCAAAATACTAGCTGAAGAAAATTATCTTCATAAACATGATGCTATAATGCCATCTTTACCTTTTACTTCTAAAGTTCATATCCAAACTGTTAATGCCAAGTGA